One Pyrus communis chromosome 13, drPyrComm1.1, whole genome shotgun sequence genomic window carries:
- the LOC137711988 gene encoding transcription factor PIF7-like translates to MQQQNHPNASRLVPLSNYDVTELKLEKGQLAMHGLGALLRTAQSKPTWSRSRACDTLESIVDQATCHKRDPNIIRHDQTPANTSSVVASSGETWTDSSVQVPLAQGWIRKRSRSDSGFFENNFSTNSIHEEHADPSSCASPGASVRLCRDNHTTTSTLVSFESPSSLKTKSTDEDSASHGGLQENRDDGRKTTKGGKSSRSHSTRPGRAAAVHNQSERKRRDLINQKIKALQRLVPNASKTDKASMLDEVIKYLQQLQAQVQMMHNLRNFMPNGHMNMNMNMNMNMMVPLEMMQQQQQQQQHLHQMSLLAHMGIGMGTRIHPTPVVAAALPSFMPPFMMPLLMPPHPPPQAKPEPTSTNNGSDPLPDPYCALLAQQSMNMDLFNWMAAHYRQQVTPATAASSSQPQVNHVRRN, encoded by the exons ATGCAGCAGCAGAACCACCCCAACGCCAGTCGTCTTGTCCCTTT GTCTAATTATGACGTCACAGAGCTAAAATTGGAAAAGGGCCAGTTGGCCATGCATGGGCTTGGTGCGCTTCTTCGTACAGCCCAATCAAAGCCCACATGGAGCAGGAGCAGGGCTTGTGACACACTGGAATCAATTGTCGATCAAGCTACATGCCACAAACGTGACCCAAATATCATCCGCCATGACCAGACCCCGGCAAACACAAGCTCGGTGGTTGCATCCTCCGGCGAAACATGGACCGACAGCTCTGTTCAGGTGCCGTTGGCGCAGGGGTGGATAAGAAAACGCAGTCGATCAGATTCTGGCTTCTTCGAGAATAATTTTAGTACTAATAGCATTCATGAAGAACATGCAGATCCCAGCAGTTGTGCTAGTCCTGGTGCTAGTGTTAGATTGTGCAGGGACAATCATACAACTACATCTACGTTAGTTTCTTTTGAGTCTCCTTCCAGTTTGAAGACCAAAAGCACCGACGAGGATTCAGCCTCTCACGGAGGACTG CAGGAAAACCGAGATGATGGCCGGAAAACCACCAAAGGTGGCAAATCAAGCCGTTCACACTCAACAAGACCAGGGCGAGCTGCTGCTGTTCATAATCAGTCAGAGCGG AAACGAAGAGACTTGATTAACCAGAAGATAAAAGCTCTGCAAAGGTTGGTGCCAAATGCAAGTAAG ACTGATAAAGCTTCAATGCTTGATGAGGTGATCAAATACTTGCAACAACTTCAAGCTCAAGTCCAAATGATGCATAATCTGAGAAATTTCATGCCTAATGGCCACatgaatatgaatatgaatatgaatatgaatatgatggtGCCTTTAGAAAtgatgcagcagcagcagcagcagcagcaacatcttcatcaaatgtcactCCTGGCTCATATGGGAATCGGAATGGGAACGCGCATTCATCCTACGCCAGTTGTGGCTGCCGCTCTTCCTTCTTTCATGCCGCCATTTATGATGCCGCTTTTAATGCCACCACACCCTCCTCCTCAAGCAAAGCCTGAACCAACCAGCACGAATAATGGTTCAGACCCTCTACCTGATCCATATTGTGCCCTCCTAGCACAA CAATCAATGAATATGGACCTGTTCAACTGGATGGCAGCTCACTATCGCCAACAAGTCACTCCGGCAACAGCAGCGTCAAGCAGCCAGCCGCAGGTAAACCATGTTCGAAGGAACTAA
- the LOC137713599 gene encoding uncharacterized protein translates to MEVENIGIPVILQVLDLRGDKAKNNSIPQEPESNWGDVGSNIRRDSIPEIPPEMDLKGGDVGGNFVLGVPQDIEPNGSDSRRSSIGNVDPPHIKRSSIPVIPQEMDPKGGDVGGNSVIGNLVVGIPQDIEPNGGDIRRSSIGNVDSPSTERNSIPLVPQDMDLSDDDRNFIATVAREIEPDGGAIKQNSILEIPQKKEPEGGNIRSKSILENLLEMESNACDIRRSSIDKVDPPADIKRTSIPVIPQEMEPNGGDGRRNSIRVIPQELEPNGGGIGRNSMPAVPQKMEPNAGDTSRNSVLWIPLEMEPKGGRRIQSRYLRAPTGSCHDYCKYGVRNASEENATAAMRKSATERKQMSTTNQKPSDSGTKKLDNSAITEKKVLSLRKKEIVSAEKVPSSSKDIDVSMEDSSSLKVKRVQSEPSSLPEPALSLRNSKVISTTGSRSVPHSQTWKLNNSVVMEKKGSSSTKKETASSKKVSSPKEIAICMEELIDSKMKAEQLDQSSFPGSDPSLSNSEVTSTINSKPSPDSESQNSIATQKRVSPSYEDIDVSAEDSTDSKVISTVKPNPSPDSKARKLNHSGVMEKRVLSSKRKENVSSKTVLTPIKEIEVSTEGSIGSKVKREQVESSSCTGQGSSNQGKSGTRKGKEIPEGSSSSVNRKNRSKPPRTPVLVEKKMLEPETVSLTYKHPVKRVSNENAGSFKNLKGLSHMKDQNGPRKVEPEGPCNKDVPENILYVIESNTENSTVEPTPNGADAPELSSSSHQSSEVKSSRQARKGVGTTRAPTSSMKKNLKRTANGSYGRSPTVPSPKNKGLRRSTQRPLSSSSSLSSSSASASPAKSTHKKENGATSQRKAMKPGNQRANLKVGKSTRPRKSEILSSESKNSSARKLTFRRGRVLDIKPEINTTRRLKFRRVRLAGETQTGKGGVIGGSARRKEVCDSQSIGDVFQRLSPWWNVVDHSHSNGAFIKRRSLGRIEVDGSQSNGGKFKSEKVVPRNFKRDVEGSQRKSLRRKAAGDSGLNGSTKTSPEKVVLRHQGVTGRKDVQKLLNNVIEETASRLVESRKSKVKALVGAFETVISLQDTKSMASETDTEDAV, encoded by the coding sequence ATGGAAGTAGAGAACATCGGTATCCCAGTGATCCTACAAGTCCTGGACCTTCGTGGTGACAAGGCCAAAAATAATTCGATCCCACAAGAACCAGAGTCCAATTGGGGTGACGTTGGCAGTAATATCAGAAGGGATTCCATCCCTGAAATCCCACCGGAAATGGATCTCAAGGGTGGTGATGTCGGAGGTAACTTTGTCCTAGGGGTTCCACAGGACATAGAGCCCAATGGCAGTGATAGCAGAAGGAGCTCTATCGGAAATGTTGATCCTCCTCATATCAAAAGGAGCTCTATCCCAGTGATCCCACAGGAAATGGATCCCAAGGGTGGTGATGTTGGAGGTAATTCGGTCATAGGTAATTTGGTCGTAGGGATTCCACAGGACATAGAGCCCAATGGTGGTGACATCAGAAGGAGCTCTATTGGAAATGTTGATTCTCCTTCTACCGAAAGAAACTCTATCCCACTGGTCCCGCAGGACATGGATCTCAGTGATGATGATAGGAACTTTATTGCAACTGTCGCACGGGAAATAGAACCCGATGGTGGTGCTATCAAACAGAACTCTATCCTAGAGATCCCACAGAAAAAGGAGCCTGAGGGTGGAAACATCAGAAGCAAGTCTATCCTAGAGAACCTACTGGAAATGGAGTCTAATGCCTGTGATATCAGAAGAAGCTCCATTGATAAAGTAGATCCTCCTGCTGACATCAAAAGGACCTCTATCCCAGTGATCCCACAGGAAATGGAGCCTAATGGTGGTGATGGTAGAAGGAACTCTATCAGAGTGATCCCACAGGAATTAGAACCCAATGGCGGTGGTATCGGAAGGAACTCTATGCCAGCGGTCCCACAGAAAATGGAACCAAATGCTGGGGATACCAGCAGGAACTCTGTTCTGTGGATCCCACTTGAAATGGAACCAAAGGGTGGTAGAAGGATTCAGTCCCGATATCTCAGAGCTCCAACAGGTTCCTGCCATGATTATTGCAAATATGGAGTGAGAAATGCTTCTGAAGAAAATGCAACTGCCGCAATGCGAAAATCGGCAACAGAGAGGAAACAGATGTCCACTACAAATCAAAAGCCTTCTGATTCCGGCACCAAGAAGCTTGACAATTCTGCCATCACAGAGAAAAAAGTTTTGTCATTGAGGAAGAAGGAAATTGTTTCTGCAGAAAAGGTTCCATCCTCTTCCAAGGATATTGATGTTTCTATGGAAGATTCCTCCAGTTTGAAGGTGAAGCGTGTGCAATCAGAGCCATCTTCTCTCCCAGAACCGGCTTTAAGCCTGAGAAATTCAAAGGTGATATCCACAACTGGATCGAGGTCTGTTCCACATTCCCAAACCTGGAAACTTAATAACTCTGTCGTCATGGAGAAAAAAGGTTCATCATCTACCAAGAAAGAAACCGCTTCTTCAAAGAAAGTTTCATCTCCCAAGGAAATAGCCATTTGTATGGAAGAGTTGATTGATTCGAAGATGAAAGCTGAGCAGTTAGATCAATCTTCTTTCCCAGGATCAGACCCAAGCCTGAGCAATTCGGAGGTGACATCGACAATCAATTCTAAGCCTTCTCCAGATTCCGAGTCCCAGAATTCTATTGCCACGCAGAAAAGAGTTTCACCTTCCTATGAGGATATAGATGTTTCTGCTGAAGATTCCACCGATTCAAAAGTGATATCAACAGTCAAACCTAATCCTTCTCCAGATTCTAAAGCACGGAAACTTAATCATTCTGGTGTCATGGAGAAAAGAGTTTTATCatcaaaaaggaaagaaaatgtcTCTTCAAAAACAGTTTTAACTCCCATTAAGGAGATTGAAGTTTCTACAGAAGGTTCCATCGGTTCAAAGGTGAAGCGTGAGCAAGTAGAGTCATCTTCTTGCACAGGACAAGGTTCAAGTAATCAAGGAAAGAGTGGAACTAGAAAAGGCAAGGAAATACCTGAAGGTTCGAGCAGCAGTGTCAATAGAAAAAACAGAAGCAAACCGCCAAGGACTCCTGTATTGGTTGAGAAAAAGATGTTAGAGCCTGAAACTGTTTCTTTGACTTACAAACACCCCGTCAAGAGAGTCTCCAATGAAAATGCTGGAAGCTTTAAGAACCTTAAAGGGTTGTCTCATATGAAAGATCAAAATGGTCCCCGAAAAGTTGAACCTGAGGGACCCTGCAATAAGGATGTTCCAGAAAACATTTTGTATGTCATCGAGTCTAATACTGAGAATAGTACTGTCGAACCAACTCCAAATGGTGCCGATGCCCCTGAGTTATCATCGTCATCACATCAATCCTCGGAAGTCAAAAGCTCGAGACAAGCTAGGAAGGGAGTTGGTACCACTCGAGCACCTACATCCTCTATGAAGAAAAACTTGAAACGCACTGCAAATGGAAGTTATGGTCGTTCACCTACTGTTCCATCCCCTAAAAACAAAGGCTTGAGGCGTAGTACTCAAAGACCTTTATCTTCATCGTCATCCTTATCATCATCATCCGCGTCCGCATCCCCAGCCAAGTCCactcataaaaaagaaaatggcgcCACCTCTCAACGCAAAGCAATGAAACCTGGTAATCAAAGAGCAAATTTGAAGGTGGGGAAGAGTACTAGGCCTCGAAAGTCTGAGATACTTAGCTCTGAAAGTAAAAACAGCTCAGCCCGAAAGCTGACATTCAGGAGAGGAAGGGTGCTTGACATTAAGCCTGAGATCAATACTACAAGGAGACTCAAATTCAGGCGAGTAAGATTGGCAGGGGAGACCCAAACTGGTAAGGGTGGTGTCATAGGGGGAAGCGCCAGGAGGAAAGAAGTATGCGACAGCCAGTCAATTGGTGATGTATTCCAAAGATTAAGCCCCTGGTGGAATGTAGTTGATCACAGTCACTCAAATGGTGCTTTTATCAAAAGGCGAAGCCTTGGGAGGATTGAAGTTGATGGCAGCCAGTCAAATGGTGGTAAATTCAAAAGTGAGAAAGTTGTTCCAAGAAACTTCAAACGAGATGTGGAAGGTTCACAAAGGAAGAGCTTGAGGAGGAAAGCGGCCGGTGATAGTGGGTTGAATGGTAGTACTAAAACGAGTCCTGAGAAAGTTGTGTTGAGACACCAAGGTGTGACAGGAAGGAAGGATGTGCAGAAGTTGTTGAATAATGTGATTGAAGAGACTGCCAGTAGGCTTGTTGAGTCCAGGAAGAGTAAAGTCAAGGCCTTGGTTGGTGCTTTCGAGACTGTGATTTCGCTTCAGGATACCAAATCCATGGCATCGGAAACAGACACAGAAGATGCAGTCTGA